taattaggttATTTTACggttagaggggaacagaaatgggcaaacaggaaagtGGCAAAAGCTGTTTTCAATTCCCTGCTGTCAAAGACCATTCCATTCTGTGGGATTAGGGGCAAAGATTCAGCTCCTGTAACTTCACACTGACATAGGATGCCATGTTCTCAGAGTGGAAGATGTTGACATGATGGGTCTGTAGCACCTCTTTGCTGACAATTTTAGTTGCCTGTTTACATATATGAGCAGAAAAGCTACAATTCTTTGACTGCCCACAAAGAtatagattattatgagcaataatgttaatcccattctcttgaGGCCAGTTCCTGGAATTGTGCCCCTAGATTCAGTACTGCTCAAGGTGGAGCAGCtcatgtcatggctacagtctggttgGCGACGGGGGGCACTTCAGGGTTCTGTGTTCTGCTCCGCTCCACTTGGTCCTAAGAATCAGTATCTTGCTGACCTTGAATATCTTGTGCTTTTATATATGGCTTTATTGTTAAGCAAGCCTGCTTTGTTTCATGATGTTCCAATAGCTTTCCTGAGTGATCTTTAACTTAGAGTGGTCTCCCAAAGTTCCCTAAAGTTCCCTCTCTAACTataatcccctagtgggatttctAAAACTACCTGTGTAACTATCCTACTCTATCCCTATCACTGgtatttaaaaatgggtaagtaAAATGAATGTTAATAAGATTAAAGGAAAAGGTTTTGATAGAACATGACCTGAGGTTGGATGGTCCCAAAGGTCCCCCCAACTGGTCCCCAACATTAAAAGGCCCCAATCAAGTCCACTCTATTTATcccagtttaaaataaataaatatgtatatctataataATCTATATATGTAAAGGGCAGAAGGAAAATTACACTGAGATACCTGAACAACAATTACCTGAGGCAGCAGTTAGGCCAGTTAGTCAAGTTTAAAGATTGACGACAGGGCCTGGGTCCCTTGGCTCAACTCCTCTCTGGGGAcccagagccttttttttttttttaattaatttttggttgtaTTGGTTCTTCattgttgcgcgcgggctttctctagttgtggtgagcaggggctgctcttcgttgcggtgctcaggcttctcattgcggtggcttcttttgttgtggagcgcgggctctaggcgcacgcggtgcagtagttgtggcgcacgggcttagttgctccgcggcatgtgggatcttcccggaccggggctcgaacctgtgtcccctgagttggcaggcagattcttaaccactgcaccaccagggaagtccctgggaaccCAGAGTCTGTTATACAAAATAGATTAAATGGTtggggataaaaagaaaaaaaaaacttctaggaGTCCCTGTAAGAACaagccttgttttttgtttttgttgctgttgttaccTAAATTAACCCATTTATTGTAGGCTAGCAATGTTTCAAATGGTGGCCCTTCTACTGGTCCTTCAGTTCCTTCCGTCTTCTGACGGCTGACTTTACTGTGGCGGCAGAAGTGGTGTCGTAGGTCCAGGCACCACCAGCTACCGTTTTCATGCGGGAACCACAGTGCGAAATGCCCACAGCTCGTCTCTTCATCTTGGTTTTGCCACAGAAGGAGCAAGTGTACTTGGAGTGCTGGCTGATTTCAATTGTCTTCACCATTTTCCGGAGGGAGGCACCATAATGGGTCCCGTATTTACCCACCATTCTGACCTTCTTGGTGCATTTAGCCATGTCGCCGCCACCTAGGTCTGAGCCCAGAGAGGAGGAGACCTGTTGATTGGCTCCTAATGGAAACTAAAGGTAAAGGTATAAAATCATAACATTGAGATGAAAGTTAATAAATATTGGTATATGTAAATAGGCATTATATAAGATGGTTACATCTCTTTTGCTTAATTATATTGTAGGATAGACATGTTTCACTGGGGATTACTTCCCCTGGGTGGCATTATAAGACAGGACTTATAGACCTGCCCCTcgggaaatatttattaaacaaactaaAGGAAACTGATAGTGTTACCTGGGACCGTACAAtataaaggaaaactaagaaCTAATATTCAGGGGCTAATAAAAGTGACAACAGAGATTTGCTCTTGGTCTAACCTGTGCACTTAAAAGAGGGtctttactgagtacctaccGTAGGCAAGCTTTTGAAGGCATGATAAATTAAACCCTAACGTTCTAAAACACAGAACTcttaaatttcagttttgttgAAAATCTTCTCACTGatatagaaaagcaaattaaagaaaatacagttatgcaaatgcatttttaatagcATTTATGTGACAGACGATTTCTATCACTGAagcaaacttgggtccactcactCGCACACAGTGAAGCCGATCTACTGACACTGGATTGTGGTGGAGAAAAGCGCCGTGTCGATTGTAAAGATGCCAGTACCAGGCTCCTCTCTTATGTCTTGGGAGTGGTCCCTCAGAGCtagctgagaggctgcctcccgggCCTCAGGTCCTCAGAAAGTCTGCTGAATAAAACAGAATTCTCAACTTTTCGGTTGTGcacttttttcagttgacagtgtTGTGTAAATTGTTGACAAAAGCTAGAGTCTCCAGAGAATTTCAAAGCTAAACTCCTGAGAAAGCTACAACTTCTCCCATCACTGAGACTTCCACGGTCCATCTGGGCCAGACGTGTGGGTAGAGAATGCGGAAGAGCGCACTCTAGTAAATTTGCACCGCTCAGACCATGTAATGCAGGAGGGGAGTCTTTGGGTCGTTAGGAGGAACAGAAACCTGGCAGGGGAAAAggtagaggaaaagagaaaggtgaTGGACTAGATTCCTAGAGCTGCTCTAACAGATTATTACAAACTATGAAGGTTCAAAGCAGAGACATTCATTGCTGCATAGTTCTGGGAATTCACACTGAAAATGTTGGCAAAGCCATGctctctgaaggctccagggggAGCTCGTCCCTTGTGTGTTCCCAGCtgctggtggttgctggcaatccctggcattccctggcttgtagctgcatcactccagtctctttcctcttgcattttactataagcagtAAGGAGAAACCAGGCTGCACCTTCCACACTGTACTTAGAAATCTCTTCAGCTAAATATTCAAGTTCATCACTTACAAGTTCTACTCTCCACCCAGCAATAGACTGGCGCTACCCCGAGGATACACCAAGCCAcgtgtctgacttctttcttcCCCGAAGAGCCCTGCAGTCTCCCACTGCACCCAGGAGAGATAATCAGACACTGTGACTGGCTTTCTGGGCAAGATTTAGGTCATTTACTAAGGGCCTTTTGGACCCACCACAATAACCCCAAACAACAAGTATAACTTTGGAAATGTTGGTGTGATACCAGGCACAcggagaaaaagctttcaacttgTCAACGCTGAAGCACCCACCAAGTTACAGCGCAATATTTCTGTCTCTTTAAAGGCAAACACTTCCTTCACTAGCCCCACCCAATCTGCTTCCTGGATCAGAGGTTTCAGAGGGTGCAAACATTTCCCCCTCATAGTTAAAGCGAAAGCACCGGCTCAAacagcttctttggagaaaacttGACAACTCATCAACTCCTTCAAAAGGTGAGCCTGGCTGAGAAGAGGCCCCAGAGGATAGAGCTGAGAGGGGCAGTAGGATGCAGGGAGTCTGCGTGGGGGTGGGCTCTGGCGTGAGAAGGGACCAGGTGGTGAGCAAGCAACGCAGTAAGGAGGATGCTGCCAGAGTGCtggtggtggaggggagagaggggaggaaagatGTTTATGAGCATAATGTCCATACATCTCATAGTTAACATGACAAACTTCTGCTGAATACTGTACCGTCTGTCTAGTCGCTGTTGTGATAGATATTGAGTACCACTTGATAACCCAGAGTTTTCCCTTAGTAGGAAATGAGTGTCCCCAAGGCAGGTCTTCAGAGCTGGAAGGCAATTCAGAGGCCACCCAGTCTAAacccctgtttcttttttttaatttaatttttattttatattggagtagagttgatttacaacgttgtgtaaCTGTCAGGTATACAGCtcagtgattccgttatacatatacgtatatccattctttttcagatttttttcccatataggttattacagaatattgagtagagttccctgtgctatacagtaggtccttgttgattttaCTGAAAAAGAATCAGAACCCCTGAGAGCATGGTGACTCTCCAGGGATTACCCAGGTCACTAATGACACAGGAAATGTAGAATTCACTTTGAATGCTTTCTGACACTTCACAGAGAGAAGCTGTGTCCCTAATAGGGTGACACATGAGGTGAGGAGCGGGTGCTATGCAGAGAGGATTAACTATGCTAAAAAAACATGTGTGTGAGACCCCCTCCTTGCCTTCCCTAATTATAGTCTTGCTAACCAGTTCACCATTCGGGAAACAGTGTGGACTGTCTTCCCCTGATCTGCCTCTGACCTGACGTGGACTACAGAATGACGGGTCCGAGAAGGAACAAGAAGAGGCCGTAGTGTGCAGTGCTTAAGAGCGAGCATGGTAGTCAGACAGCCTTTGAACTGGACCCCTCTCTGCTCGACACCTATTAGCacaatgaccttgggcaagtgtctCAGAATTCTTGAGCCACATCAGTCTCCTCATTTAAAAAACTCAGGTAATAAAGTTAGCTTCCTTGCAGGTTATTTTTGCGAGTAAGTGagacacagttgacccttgaacaacacggatTTGAATTGTgcgggtccacttacatgtggattttttttcaataaatacacatTCAGCTCTCCATATCCCTGGTTTTACGTTGGCAGATTCAACAAAACAGGATGGAAATTTCCCTCCAAGGTAGGTGGAATCTGCCAATGTGAAAGCCCTGATATGGAGGCCCACGGTACTAGTCATTTTACCTGAGATATTTGAGCATCTGCAGACTCTGGAACACGTTGGGGTCTTGGAATCAGTCCCCCC
The genomic region above belongs to Lagenorhynchus albirostris chromosome 8, mLagAlb1.1, whole genome shotgun sequence and contains:
- the LOC132524071 gene encoding large ribosomal subunit protein eL43-like; the protein is MAKCTKKVRMVGKYGTHYGASLRKMVKTIEISQHSKYTCSFCGKTKMKRRAVGISHCGSRMKTVAGGAWTYDTTSAATVKSAVRRRKELKDQ